A window from Sordaria macrospora chromosome 2, complete sequence encodes these proteins:
- a CDS encoding ribosomal protein P1 — MSTAELATSYAALILADDGVEITADKIQTLIKAAKVEDVEPIWASLFAKALEGKDVKDLLSNVGSGGAAAAPSAGGAAAAGGAAAEEKAEEKVEEKEESDEDMGFGLFD, encoded by the exons atgtctactGCTGAGCTGGCTACCTCCTACGCGGCGCTCATCCTCGCCGATGACGGCGTTGAGATCACT GCCGACAAGATCCAGACCCTcatcaaggccgccaaggtcgaggatgtcgagccCATCTGGGCTTCCCTCTTCGCCAAG GCTCTTGAGGGCAAGGACGTGAAGGACCTCCTTTCCAACGTCGGCTCCGGTGGTGCCGCCGCTGCCCCctctgctggtggtgccgctgccgctggtggtgccgctgctgaggagaaggctgaggagaaggttgagg agaaggaggagtccGACGAGGATATGGGCTTCGGTCTCTTCGACTAA
- a CDS encoding ribosome biogenesis protein Nhp2, which produces MGSTDKIKEKKDKSEKKDKKEKKALTEDAGVKKEKKSDKKEKKEKTEKLAKAVEAHLEKEGSVDPEDVVKTAEELVPFALPLADDKTHKKIYKLIKKGAKLKSIHRGVKECEKAIKKCPLRTAASPPADAPGLVIIAGDISPMDVIMHFPILCEEHGVPYLYIRSRADLGVAACTKRATSVVMLKPEGKKSSGKESAKGDADDKKVDPAEYLEAYKELVKTAQKQWNVQVEPWVKGTHQLQIEARVNKA; this is translated from the exons ATGGGTTCCACCGATaagatcaaggagaagaaggacaagtccgagaagaaggacaagaaggagaagaaggctctGACCGAGGACGCCggcgtcaagaaggagaagaagtcggacaagaaggagaagaaggagaagaccgAGAAGCTCGCCAAGGCCGTCGAAGCCCAcctcgagaaggagggttCCGTCGACCCTGAGGATGTTGTCAAGACCGCCGAGGAGCTCGTTCCCTTTGCCCTTCCCctcgccgacgacaagaccCACAAGAAGATTTACAAGCTCATCAAGAAGG GCGCCAAGCTCAAGTCCATCCACCGTGGCGTAAAAGAGTgcgagaaggccatcaagaagtgCCCCCTCCGGACCGCTGCCTCCCCTCCCGCCGACGCTCCCGGCCTCGTCATCATTGCCGGCGACATCTCGCCCATGGACGTGATCATGCACTTCCCCATCCTGTGCGAGGAGCACGGCGTCCCCTACCTGTACATCCGCTCGCGCGCCGACCTTGGTGTCGCCGCCTGCACCAAGCGCGCCACCTCGGTGGTCATGCTCAAGCCCGAGGGCAAGAAGTCTTCCGGCAAGGAGTCTGCCAAGGGTGATGCCGATGACAAGAAGGTCGACCCCGCCGAGTACCTCGAGGCCTACAAGGAGCTCGTCAAGACGGCGCAAAAACAGTGGAACGTCCAGGTCGAGCCTTGGGTCAAGGGTACCCACCAGCTCCAGATCGAGGCGCGCGTCAACAAGGCCTAA